The following are encoded in a window of Spirochaeta cellobiosiphila DSM 17781 genomic DNA:
- a CDS encoding DUF6115 domain-containing protein, which yields MKYFIITTIIIGIQVLGFLYIRYYIRKNLNPHNLLLEIRSEIDDIIKEINTITDRNIGILEDRIHKIKSLIAQADNLNKNLSPKKIPKQELVDFSKLVEKPILKQKADPIESVKDLGQTKIESHKEQVIKLYRQGFSPDVISSKVGITLGEVELIISIMGQGLL from the coding sequence ATGAAATATTTTATTATTACAACTATAATTATAGGTATACAAGTATTGGGTTTCCTATACATACGCTATTATATACGTAAGAATCTCAATCCTCATAATCTCTTATTGGAAATTCGTAGTGAGATTGATGATATTATAAAAGAAATAAATACCATTACAGATAGAAATATTGGTATTCTAGAGGATAGAATACATAAAATAAAGAGTCTAATTGCTCAAGCTGATAATCTAAACAAGAACTTATCCCCCAAAAAAATTCCTAAACAAGAATTAGTAGATTTCTCTAAATTAGTAGAAAAACCTATTCTGAAGCAAAAAGCGGATCCTATCGAAAGTGTAAAAGATTTAGGACAAACAAAAATAGAAAGTCACAAAGAACAAGTCATAAAATTATATAGACAGGGCTTTAGTCCTGATGTTATATCTTCAAAAGTTGGGATTACCTTAGGAGAAGTAGAACTAATAATATCTATCATGGGTCAAGGTTTATTGTAA